A genome region from Archaeoglobus fulgidus DSM 4304 includes the following:
- a CDS encoding AF1514 family protein: MDEIKVNLQKEVSLEEAERYAKNIASKYGDGILLSVHDSKTGYRAPEVYCCGEKPWEVYACNRGANLKISVNQFEFYFRIEVEGQAKY; the protein is encoded by the coding sequence ATGGATGAGATTAAAGTTAACCTGCAGAAGGAGGTTTCGCTGGAAGAGGCTGAGAGGTATGCAAAGAACATAGCGTCAAAGTACGGTGATGGGATTCTTTTATCGGTGCACGACTCAAAGACAGGGTACAGAGCGCCGGAGGTTTACTGTTGCGGTGAAAAGCCGTGGGAGGTTTACGCGTGCAACAGAGGCGCCAATCTGAAGATTTCGGTAAACCAGTTTGAATTTTACTTCAGGATTGAGGTTGAGGGACAAGCAAAATATTAA
- a CDS encoding sensor histidine kinase, with translation MELSMDWKTVVDEAPVAMIIINSRGQVVYVNKVLLERSGLSFEEATKHPEKFFPPEDFEKLFQYVLETFLKKRKNPDPAITIRGLSATEGEVWLEARARYAEIGGEPYCLLAYTDVNQRVRLQKQVESLNEYLKFLNSMLRHDILNIFTRMQAYCELLEEEFKPEYLEKIKESIESGVRLIHKIRELESSTTEDKKSYRLSEVIKEVSKGFDVKVNLKGDAVITANDGIYSVFENLIGNAVKHGGATEVSVEVRDEGDHCEVIFRDNGRGIPEEIREKVFEKGFTTGRGSGLGLYIVKKLIESYGGDIELLEGKGAAFVIRLPKSQPSGLDSSEKPSR, from the coding sequence ATGGAACTCTCAATGGACTGGAAAACAGTGGTTGACGAGGCTCCTGTCGCGATGATTATAATCAACAGTAGAGGGCAGGTGGTTTACGTTAACAAAGTCCTTCTTGAGCGAAGCGGGCTCAGCTTTGAGGAGGCTACCAAACACCCGGAAAAGTTTTTCCCGCCTGAAGACTTCGAGAAGCTTTTCCAATACGTTCTTGAAACTTTTCTTAAGAAAAGGAAGAATCCTGACCCGGCTATCACCATTCGAGGCTTGTCTGCTACCGAGGGAGAAGTCTGGCTGGAGGCGAGAGCGAGGTATGCGGAGATAGGGGGAGAGCCCTACTGCCTGCTCGCCTACACCGACGTTAACCAGAGGGTCAGGCTGCAGAAGCAGGTGGAATCGCTAAACGAGTATCTGAAGTTCCTGAACAGCATGCTCCGCCACGACATTCTGAACATCTTCACGAGGATGCAGGCCTACTGCGAACTCCTGGAGGAGGAGTTCAAGCCAGAGTATCTTGAGAAAATTAAGGAGAGCATCGAATCCGGAGTCAGGCTCATACACAAAATAAGAGAGCTTGAATCCTCAACCACTGAGGATAAGAAGTCCTACAGGCTTTCGGAGGTGATAAAGGAGGTCTCCAAGGGCTTCGACGTTAAAGTGAACTTGAAAGGGGATGCGGTAATCACGGCGAACGATGGGATTTACAGCGTATTCGAGAATCTGATCGGAAATGCCGTGAAGCACGGAGGAGCCACCGAAGTTAGCGTGGAGGTAAGGGATGAGGGAGACCACTGCGAGGTGATTTTCAGAGACAACGGCAGGGGCATACCTGAGGAAATCCGGGAGAAAGTTTTTGAGAAGGGCTTCACAACCGGCAGGGGAAGCGGACTTGGCCTGTACATCGTGAAGAAGCTGATAGAAAGCTATGGGGGAGACATAGAGCTTTTAGAGGGGAAGGGAGCGGCTTTCGTTATCAGGCTGCCTAAATCACAACCTTCAGGTCTGGATTCCTCAGAAAAACCTTCCCGTTAA
- the sfsA gene encoding DNA/RNA nuclease SfsA, which translates to MKLFEIENAVDCRIIGRVNRFVVDVEVDGRRERAYINNTGRLKELIFEGNVGKCLTKRGGKLSYRLFAVSCEGGYALIDTQLQMRAFEVAIPKISWLDGEVRRNVKVGNSIIDYRIGESYVELKSAALKKGIYAMYPDCPTARGRKHLRLLEEIGKRSRALVVFVAALPSVRAFMPNREGDEELYRLIKRSKNVEFRSIQVEYLNGKVFLRNPDLKVVI; encoded by the coding sequence ATGAAGCTTTTTGAGATTGAGAACGCCGTGGATTGCAGGATAATTGGCAGAGTGAACAGGTTTGTGGTGGATGTTGAGGTGGATGGGAGGAGGGAAAGGGCTTACATAAACAACACGGGAAGGCTGAAGGAGCTCATTTTTGAGGGTAATGTGGGGAAATGTTTGACCAAAAGAGGTGGAAAGCTCTCGTACAGGCTTTTTGCTGTCAGTTGCGAAGGCGGTTACGCTCTGATAGATACACAGCTTCAGATGAGAGCCTTTGAGGTAGCCATTCCGAAAATAAGCTGGCTTGATGGAGAGGTTAGGAGAAACGTTAAAGTTGGAAACTCCATAATCGATTACCGCATTGGAGAGAGCTACGTGGAGCTTAAAAGTGCTGCCCTCAAGAAGGGAATCTATGCGATGTACCCCGACTGCCCCACCGCAAGGGGTAGAAAGCACCTCAGGCTGCTTGAGGAGATAGGGAAGAGGTCAAGAGCTTTGGTTGTGTTCGTTGCGGCATTGCCATCAGTGAGGGCCTTCATGCCCAACAGAGAAGGGGATGAGGAGCTTTACAGGCTGATAAAGCGGTCTAAAAACGTCGAGTTCAGGTCGATTCAGGTTGAATACCTTAACGGGAAGGTTTTTCTGAGGAATCCAGACCTGAAGGTTGTGATTTAG
- a CDS encoding GNAT family N-acetyltransferase has product MANDNLYSEFYEDKEGEIIFVTIFVPEERENLIKMYEEFSPDRRCCGLPPATRKGIEVWIDGLHENGYGFIAKRGDKIIGHIAAVPVGEEAEFAIFMHQDYEDRGIGSELIRFATKFLREKGIKKLKAITERTNRRAVETYRRLGFKVAERDADYLELEKEI; this is encoded by the coding sequence ATGGCTAACGATAACCTTTACTCCGAGTTTTATGAGGACAAAGAAGGAGAAATAATATTCGTCACAATTTTCGTTCCCGAGGAGAGGGAGAACCTGATAAAGATGTACGAAGAGTTCAGCCCTGATAGGCGCTGCTGTGGACTGCCGCCTGCCACAAGGAAGGGAATAGAGGTTTGGATTGACGGCTTGCACGAGAACGGCTACGGCTTCATCGCGAAGAGGGGAGATAAAATTATAGGGCACATTGCTGCCGTTCCGGTTGGCGAGGAGGCGGAGTTTGCAATTTTCATGCATCAGGACTACGAGGACAGGGGGATAGGCAGTGAGCTGATAAGGTTCGCCACGAAGTTCTTGAGGGAAAAGGGGATAAAGAAGCTAAAGGCCATAACTGAGAGAACAAACAGAAGGGCCGTTGAAACCTACAGGAGGCTGGGATTTAAGGTAGCGGAGAGGGATGCGGACTACCTCGAGCTTGAAAAAGAGATATGA
- the afpA gene encoding archaeoflavoprotein AfpA encodes MEEKKKKRVAWGITGSGDRLPETVDVMLEVKKEFPDVEIAVYLSKAGAQVVKYYKLMDTLKENFGAVRVEIDANTPFLAGQIQVGRYEFLLIAPATSNTVAKIAMGIADSLLANAAIMGLKAYVPLYIMPSDYKEGEVITKLPDGRDLRLRVRKEDVEHVRKLAQMDGVTILEKPEDIPKVFRKHFGKS; translated from the coding sequence TTGCGTGGGGAATAACTGGAAGCGGAGACAGGTTGCCGGAAACTGTTGACGTGATGCTTGAGGTTAAAAAGGAGTTTCCCGACGTTGAGATTGCAGTTTACCTGTCAAAGGCAGGGGCCCAGGTTGTCAAATACTACAAGCTCATGGACACACTGAAGGAGAACTTCGGGGCTGTTAGAGTTGAAATAGACGCAAACACTCCCTTCCTCGCCGGTCAGATTCAGGTTGGAAGGTATGAGTTCCTTCTAATTGCTCCTGCAACGTCCAACACCGTTGCGAAAATTGCGATGGGCATAGCTGACTCACTTCTCGCCAACGCAGCGATAATGGGGCTGAAGGCCTACGTTCCGCTTTACATAATGCCCTCCGACTACAAGGAGGGGGAGGTGATTACAAAGCTTCCCGACGGCAGGGATTTGAGGCTGAGAGTCAGGAAGGAGGACGTTGAGCACGTAAGAAAGCTCGCCCAGATGGACGGCGTGACAATTTTGGAGAAGCCCGAAGACATACCCAAGGTGTTCAGAAAACACTTCGGAAAATCTTAA